The DNA region TCAAAtgtgaaggaaaagaaaagaaaaaggtcaaaatgaAGGGACAATTATATGGTGCAACCAAATGCTAGAAAGAGCTACTACAAGTGTGAGATAATTAGGCCATTTCTTTTCCACACCCACATTGCAATATTTCCCTTCTTCTTTGTCACCAATTGGGAAttcattttgcttatgaaaatccCATTTAAAATCTTGaactttcttcttctcctccttttcTACTAAGCAATACTCTTCATAGACACCCTTCTTGTCTTCTAATTTGAAACCTTTTTCCTCCGATTCCAAGCATTCACCAATGTAGACCCAAAAAGTTTGTAAAATTGCAACCATACCCACCAAAGTTCTCATAGTTGTTGTCCATGGTCTTGTGACAAAATTATCAAGAAATGTTTTATCTTTAGTAATAGTACTTTTTGAATCTGATTtttctatattatatataggaAAATCATGGACTGTTACTAGGTTTCTATGAATCCTAAGTGTCCTAGAAGGTGCCACGTGATGATAGAATGTCTTGGTTGCTTGCCTGGTAGCTATAAAAAACCcatgattcacttcaattttttcATACACTTCAAAGCTTGGGGAATTCGAAAAACCATCAGTGTCTCCGTCATATAACGAGTTGTCATTTGCACTGTTGTCAAATCCTATAGAGAAGTTGTTTGTTGCAGTTTCATTGAATCCATTGAAGCTGTTGTGACCACTGTTTTCACCTGCCATTTAAATGGATTAGCAAAGAAACTTAACAATAAAAAGGcgaaaaggagaaaaaggtatgttttgggccgttttATTTTATATGGCGGTATTTGGCTGGtcatgaaatttgaaaaataaacaaagacTATTTTACATACTAGATTTACTCATAGGACTTATGTTGGTTTTAAACATACCATGATATTCAGAGGCAATACATGTTCGTTCAAACTCaatagttttatatttttggtatgaaAGACCTATAATATTAAAGATGCATTGAATTAAGTACTAAAACCTTAAGGGCATActcttcaaattttaaattctagCTCTGCCTCTAATGATATTTCTATGGCTATCATAAGGTgccattaaaaataaaataagaagttCAAAATTAAATAGTTTTCAAATACCTTGAAGCTCATATTCTTCTTTCTGGACAGCTGAAACATTTTCTATTGGAACAGTTTTATAACCCTCCAGAAATGTCTGTCCAAGTACAAAGAAAAgtaaattcataaaataaaataaaatattaaatatataaacgTTTTAGATTTTAGGGATTAATTATGAGTCCTAGAATAAGGTCTAAAAATGGGAAACAAAGTATATTATTACTTGTTAGATTAATAAATTACCTTCTCAAGATCCCTGTCTGACATTCCTATCCATCTCAAATTTTCCACCATTCTAGCAGATTTGAAGTCCTCGTGATCAAAATCTCCAATATCAATGGACCTAATTACATTCTGATCTTCCTTCAATTGTTCCATGAAATTGAGTGAATCCAAGTCATGAGGGATTTGGTTATTATTAGGAGGAATCAGAAAAGAGAAGTCATCAACGGGACCACTTGAATTTCCACCCCATGAGTCTTGATTGATTAGATTTTGTGAAGCTAATTGGGTTTGGTTTGAGGTTTGATGGATAAAATTTGATTGAGGAATCTTAGCATCAACATAGCCAACTTGAGGGAAGTCTTGAATCTCCAATGGAGGTAATGTGAACCTATGCTGCAACCTTGCACACTCTAATGCTATATCAACCTGAACAAGTATATATAAATGAGTTTTAACGTTTACACACTAACTgtttaaaagaaattttacaCTATCAAATCATCTGAGTAATGATCCATAAACTAAATAGCGAgacaaataacatataaaatgaTAAGGCATGTTACCTGCTACACACTAaccttttaaaaagaaattttacaCTATTAGATTACTCAAATAGCTGTCCACAAATAGCATGATTAATATGGAAAACATGTCAAGTTACCAGCTACAACAGATTATTGTAATACCACAGTATTGGGAAAATATGTCATGATAATACTATTATAAACTAGTACAATAGAATCAACATGTTGACATTACCTTGGGTGGGGGAAATGGCAAAGTTCCGTAACTTGGAATGGGCTGACTACTGTTGTTGTAACTAAAAGCTTCATTCGACAAATATTGCATCCATTTATCATCACTTGAAGCAGAACCAATATTATTCATATTCATAGGAGAGCCATGTACAGCCATGGATGTAGCTGGCGATGATGATGGCATTAATCCATACTCATGATGAGAGCTCTCCATATCGTGATGATCATATCTTCCCTCAGAATAAACATGATCAATGCTAGAGGATCTATCACTTGTTGCCCTACCATAATGGTCCCCAATTTTCGGACCGTTCAAACTCTTCTTGATTATACGGCAAAGTGCATAAGCATCCTGCAAATTATGCCAggcaaaattaataataaattaaataaaagatgatTATATTAAAGGTTTAAGTTAAACTCCAATAATAATGTAACCTTTGCATATAATGTACGAGTGCATTTGATATTATGGAagttatttttagaaaatattttttcagaGTATGACTTATTTTTTGGAAGAAATTTTTCAATGTCACGTTGGGTGCAGAGGCGAATTCAGGATTTGAACTTTCGGGGTTCGAAATCTAAATTCTACCACAATTCATTTGATTTACTGAGTTCAGAATCTATTATTTATActtttttagtgatttttttaacAGATATACATAACTTATACCCAAGTATGCTCTACATCCGTCCCTAGTTGGATCGATGGTGGAAATTTTTATTCATAACagtatgattttttatttttatttttttaaataaaagatcGATAATAGTATCTAAGTGTTGATCATAGCAGCGTTGTGAAGTTAAACATTCAGATGATTGTGAAGGAAAATAACCTCAGCCCAAAAGTTAGCAAAATCATTTTTCCCTTTTGATGAAATATATTTTCCCTAATGACCAGAAAATAACTTattataatttgaaaaataaaatattttccatctatatatatatatgtacctgCAAGCCATTTGCAACTTCACATTCTCGTTCGTCTAATCGATATTCATGCATAACCCAATCAGTTCGAGCTCCATGAGGTGCTCTCCCCTTATAATACACCAATGTTTTCTTCATCCCCACTGGCCTCATCTGTGAATTTACTTTCCTGTCCTTTCCGGTGGCCTTCCAATATCCAGCTTTCGTTGCCCTATTGGTCCTTGATCCGTTTGGATATTTACGGTCACGGGGACTGAAGAAATACCATTCAAGATCTTTGCTAGGCAATAGGGACTTCCCTATATtcaatgaaaggaaaaaaaaaaaattaactttgtatatacaatataattttcgGAAGAAAGAGATTCAAATGACTTATTGCGCTCCTAGCGCGGCCATGGAGTATCGAGTATGTGAAGAATTTTGACACAAaatgaaaactgaaaaggacgTGAAAGAGATTCTTGAAACATGGTAATCATCAAAAGGACTCACCCTTGCTCTAAAAAGAAAGtggattaaaataaattttttgataaaggaaaaaaaaaaagaggcggGGGAGGGGGTTCCAACTCATGGAATAGGAATTGCAATCATGTCATTTTGTTTTTCCACACTTACTTTTGACTACAATAAATCATCATCGAAGTAGCAAGTACAGTCTTCAAGATTCAATAGAAGATCAAAAGATGTAGGGACCAATTACTTCCTTTATAGCTTTATATATAGGAATATGAGATAGGAGGAATATATAAGatggtatatatttttgtacaaaagcatattatgatttttgaCTGTTAAAGTGTGATGCAAAGTGTCCATAATCAGAATATATTAGTCAGCACGCGTATGAAAACACTATATGGGTTTAAACTAAATCTGATTTAATTATCTTGCGGgtattttaagttttattttcacGTACTAGGGTTTTGATAGAAAAAAGATCCCTTGATTtccaacttattttcttcactttgcGCGATCATTTTCTATTTAGATTTacataatttataaaattaaagaatGGTCTGACTGTAAATCATTAATTAATGAACACATGGTTAAGGAAATAGTGGCTGGTAAATATCTTTGCTATACCTTTCTTAAACATCACTTTGAGATAAATCTTTTAGGCTAATTAAAGGAGTCATTTCGTTTCTCTAAAACCTTCAAAATGAATGGTAgtttaatttatttatctttCAAGTTTGAACAGCCGTTTCCTCTTCATTATAATTGACAAATAGTAGAACCCTAATATTACACTTAGAAAGTTAGAATTAAGCTAGAACGTGCATGTTGCACATCATagtttcttttcctttcatatAGTACGTACTTGATTTATACATTAATTATGTGAACTAGATTATTAAACATCTTATTTCTTCGtgggaaaaataattaaaagaattatatatatgtacctgGTAAATCCCATGGCTCACATTTGTAAAGATCAACATCACGAATGATCTCAAGTTCAATTTTCTTGgcattgatttttcttttcaaataatAAACCACAAGTTCTTCATCAGTGGGATGAAACCTAAAACCTGGGGGCAATGAAACAGGTGCCATAAATAAAGCACTCCTAATTTGGAACTTCTATCTTTAGCGATATAGAATAAGATATTGAAGAAGAAGATCcaaattaagaagaagaagaagaggttcTAATTGGGAACTCAACAGTTAGGGAAGAAGGCTGAGGAAGTAGAAGGATATTGGATGGGGGGGTTTTATGATAAGAGAAGACAAAAAGAGGTCGAAGAAGTCCAAAAAGCAAATAGGGGTGGCTGCCACCCCCACCTATAGCTACTTTTCcctttaaatttgttttttcacaTCAAATGATAGCTTTACTAATCTTTCTTCTCAAGCTCAAACAACAATAACTCCCCTCTCTCTCCGAAAATTAAATAATGGCCAAGATTAACTCAAAAGGTATGTAGCTCATAAGATGAGAATTGTTTAAG from Lycium ferocissimum isolate CSIRO_LF1 chromosome 2, AGI_CSIRO_Lferr_CH_V1, whole genome shotgun sequence includes:
- the LOC132039165 gene encoding NAC domain-containing protein 54-like isoform X2; amino-acid sequence: MAPVSLPPGFRFHPTDEELVVYYLKRKINAKKIELEIIRDVDLYKCEPWDLPGKSLLPSKDLEWYFFSPRDRKYPNGSRTNRATKAGYWKATGKDRKVNSQMRPVGMKKTLVYYKGRAPHGARTDWVMHEYRLDERECEVANGLQDAYALCRIIKKSLNGPKIGDHYGRATSDRSSSIDHVYSEGRYDHHDMESSHHEYGLMPSSSPATSMAVHGSPMNMNNIGSASSDDKWMQYLSNEAFSYNNSSQPIPSYGTLPFPPPKVDIALECARLQHRFTLPPLEIQDFPQVGYVDAKIPQSNFIHQTSNQTQLASQNLINQDSWGGNSSGPVDDFSFLIPPNNNQIPHDLDSLNFMEQLKEDQNVIRSIDIGDFDHEDFKSARMVENLRWIGMSDRDLEKTFLEGYKTVPIENVSAVQKEEYELQGENSGHNSFNGFNETATNNFSIGFDNNTDGFSNSPSFEVYEKIEVNHGFFIATRQATKTFYHHVAPSRTLRIHRNLVTVHDFPIYNIEKSDSKSTITKDKTFLDNFVTRPWTTTMRTLVGMVAILQTFWVYIGECLESEEKGFKLEDKKGVYEEYCLVEKEEKKKVQDFKWDFHKQNEFPIGDKEEGKYCNVGVEKKWPNYLTLVVALSSIWLHHIIVPSF
- the LOC132039165 gene encoding NAC domain-containing protein 54-like isoform X1 — translated: MAPVSLPPGFRFHPTDEELVVYYLKRKINAKKIELEIIRDVDLYKCEPWDLPGKSLLPSKDLEWYFFSPRDRKYPNGSRTNRATKAGYWKATGKDRKVNSQMRPVGMKKTLVYYKGRAPHGARTDWVMHEYRLDERECEVANGLQDAYALCRIIKKSLNGPKIGDHYGRATSDRSSSIDHVYSEGRYDHHDMESSHHEYGLMPSSSPATSMAVHGSPMNMNNIGSASSDDKWMQYLSNEAFSYNNSSQPIPSYGTLPFPPPKVDIALECARLQHRFTLPPLEIQDFPQVGYVDAKIPQSNFIHQTSNQTQLASQNLINQDSWGGNSSGPVDDFSFLIPPNNNQIPHDLDSLNFMEQLKEDQNVIRSIDIGDFDHEDFKSARMVENLRWIGMSDRDLEKTFLEGYKTVPIENVSAVQKEEYELQGENSGHNSFNGFNETATNNFSIGFDNSANDNSLYDGDTDGFSNSPSFEVYEKIEVNHGFFIATRQATKTFYHHVAPSRTLRIHRNLVTVHDFPIYNIEKSDSKSTITKDKTFLDNFVTRPWTTTMRTLVGMVAILQTFWVYIGECLESEEKGFKLEDKKGVYEEYCLVEKEEKKKVQDFKWDFHKQNEFPIGDKEEGKYCNVGVEKKWPNYLTLVVALSSIWLHHIIVPSF